The Moorena producens PAL-8-15-08-1 genomic interval ATAGTAGTTTCGTCTTTCATGGTTCTATCGTAACGAAATGTAAAAGATTTGCCGATTGCTAAAATGCCGTAAAATCCGTCCACGCTTAGTGCGGTTTTAGGAATGCAGGTGGTTTGACCCCTCTGTGTTTCCATCGGCATAATAAAATTAAGCACCGCTCAAGCGTGTTTAGAGCAACATCTTCTTTAAGCACTACCCCCCTTCCTACTAGTTAAACTGACTAAATGATGTCCGTCTTTGAAACCAAAATCACCCACTCTTACAACCAACAAGATATCCAGCAAATCCTCAATCTAGCCCTGGCACGTCAGGAAATGGTTGAAGATTTTTCCCGTGAACAGTTGGTAGAAATTGCTTCTGAATTAGGGATTTCAATCCACACTCTCTTGGAAGCCGAACGAGAATGGCTAGCCCAGCAACAAGAAGAGCAAAAACGTCATGAATTCAATAGCTACCGACGTAGCCAATTTAAAAAAAGTTTTGGAAAGTTTGTAATCGTTAATAGTTTTTTGTTGGCGATTAATCTAATTAACGTTGGTTACCT includes:
- a CDS encoding 2TM domain-containing protein, with protein sequence MMSVFETKITHSYNQQDIQQILNLALARQEMVEDFSREQLVEIASELGISIHTLLEAEREWLAQQQEEQKRHEFNSYRRSQFKKSFGKFVIVNSFLLAINLINVGYLSWSLYILLFWGLWIALRAWNTYQIQGDDYERAFQKWKLQNQVKQIAQSTYTSLKNWIQDQGLMTKE